A genomic region of Aspergillus oryzae RIB40 DNA, chromosome 1 contains the following coding sequences:
- a CDS encoding DNA-directed RNA polymerase I subunit RPA49 (predicted protein), whose translation MRAKWRKKRVRRLKRKRRKMRARSDQYVLFNCWTILAISVYRKLIAPLVTTPGVNVPQNLHLKPYLKDRADGSLSGRSTRNKGIVSSELLLQTSEHPKMDFVGREAEDDADSQLKHYIAVVDPEKKSWQFVEVRKVTLRGAVRRTKAAADEEEEVESEDEEMKTMRAQRTELTNTFGTKQSRKAAQSMAENAQLSNAPAGAASAAESAILSSMPLDSATDIATKTAAVQAQVQANKPLPQANLAASHPSDVYPIDVLVPGGLSTLQQLPGTNEWQETVNSGEAVATTSRYVSRRVEAVVNSTNATQLQVLRFIFLLLELARALRSGKDSKSSGPGSKRLPPRDELRRILSSPTGAKTDSAETLPDPVIDAIRRKFAPQGTHITKNDITFLHTTICALSLHIPPQPAKDGGSSSLGGNAPNELATDPSDLRDDLRLDNTVITQYFRELGCRVDKPRETEFAKWGIKGGKAEANARRVARLRVPVEFPKVSRGGKR comes from the exons ATGAGAGCTaagtggagaaagaagcgCGTTCGTCGTTTGAAGCGTAAGCGCAGAAAGATGCGTGCTCGCAG TGATCAGTATGTACTCTTTAACTGCTGGACTATACTCGCAATCAGCGTGTACAGAAAATTGATCGCCCCTCTAGTAACCACCCCCGGTGTGAACGTGCCCCAAAACCTTCATTTAAAACCATACCTCAAGGACCGAGCAGATGGCTCTTTATCAGGTCGCTCCACACGGAACAAGGGCATTGTCTCGTCCGAACTACTCCTGCAGACTTCGGAGCATCCAAAGATGGATTTCGTGGGTCGCGAGGCCGAAGACGACGCCGATTCGCAGTTAAAGCATTACATCGCCGTTGTGGAtcccgaaaagaaaagctggCAGTTTGTTGAGGTGCGGAAGGTGACTCTTCGTGGAGCAGTGAGGAGAACAAAGGctgctgcagatgaagaggaggaggttgagagtgaagatgaggagatg AAAACGATGCGCGCTCAACGCACAGAACTCACCAATACATTCGGTACTAAGCAGTCCCGCAAAGCAGCGCAGTCCATGGCCGAAAATGCCCAACTCTCCAATGCCCCCGCTGGTGCTGCCTCCGCCGCAGAATCTGCTATTCTTTCGTCCATGCCCCTCGACTCCGCCACCGACATTGCTACGAAGACCGCTGCGGTGCAGGCTCAAGTTCAAGCTAACAAACCACTGCCTCAAGCCAATCTGGCAGCGTCTCATCCTTCCGATGTGTATCCGATTGATGTGCTTGTTCCGGGAGGTCTGTCCACCCTCCAGCAGCTCCCGGGCACGAACGAGTGGCAGGAGACCGTGAACTCCGGAGAAGCCGTCGCCACCACCTCACGATATGTGTCTCGCCGGGTGGAAGCAGTCGTCAACTCAACTAATGCCACCCAGCTTCAAGTTCTGCGttttatcttcctcctcctcgagcTTGCCCGCGCCCTCCGCTCGGGCAAGGACTCCAAATCGTCCGGGCCAGGTAGCAAACGTCTTCCACCTCGCGATGAACTTCGCCgcatcctctcctcccccactGGCGCCAAAACCGACTCAGCCGAAACCCTCCCAGATCCCGTCATCGACGCCATCCGCCGCAAATTTGCCCCGCAGGGCACCCATATCACCAAGAACGATATCACCTTCCTGCACACCACCATATGCGCCCTATCGCTGCACATTCCCCCTCAGCCAGCCAAAGACGGCGGCTCCAGCTCTCTAGGTGGAAACGCCCCCAACGAACTAGCAACTGACCCGTCGGATCTGCGCGACGATCTGCGTTTGGATAACACGGTCATCACGCAATATTTCCGCGAGTTGGGTTGTCGCGTTGACAAGCCACGCGAAACGGAATTCGCCAAATGGGGTATTAAGGGTGGTAAGGCCGAAGCCAATGCTAGACGTGTGGCTAGATTGAGGGTCCCCGTCGAGTTCCCCAAGGTTAGCCGTGGTGGAAAGAGGTAA